A window of Strix aluco isolate bStrAlu1 chromosome 2, bStrAlu1.hap1, whole genome shotgun sequence contains these coding sequences:
- the ATP1A1 gene encoding sodium/potassium-transporting ATPase subunit alpha-1 yields MGKGAGRDKYEPTATSEHGAKKKGKKERDMDELKKEVSMDDHKLSLDELHRKYGTDLSRGLTSARAAEILARDGPNSLTPPPTTPEWVKFCRQLFGGFSLLLWIGAILCFLAYGIQSVMEEEPNNDNLYLGVVLAAVVIITGCFSYYQEAKSSKIMESFKNMVPQQALVVRNGEKISINAEGVVVGDLVEVKGGDRIPADLRIISAHGCKVDNSSLTGESEPQTRSPDFSNENPLETRNIAFFSTNCVEGTARGIVISTGDRTVMGRIASLASGLEGGKTPIAMEIEHFIHLITGVAVFLGVSFFILSLILEYTWLEAVIFLIGIIVANVPEGLLATVTVCLTLTAKRMARKNCLVKNLEAVETLGSTSTICSDKTGTLTQNRMTVAHMWFDNQIHEADTTENQSGASFDKSSATWTALSRVAGLCNRAVFQANQENVPILKREVVGDASESALLKCIELCCGSVKEMRERYPKVVEIPFNSTNKYQLSIHKNANPSESRYLLVMKGAPERILDRCSTILIHGKEQPLDEEMKDAFQNAYLELGGLGERVLGFCHLALPDDQFPEGFQFDTDEVNFPVDKLCFIGLMSMIDPPRAAVPDAVGKCRSAGIKVIMVTGDHPITAKAIAKGVGIISEGNETVEDIAARLNIPVSQVNPRDAKACVVHGSRLKDMTSEQLDEILMHHTEIVFARTSPQQKLIIVEGCQRQGAIVAVTGDGVNDSPALKKADIGVAMGIAGSDVSKQAADMILLDDNFASIVTGVEEGRLIFDNLKKSIAYTLTSNIPEITPFLIFIIANIPLPLGTVTILCIDLGTDMVPAISLAYEQAESDIMKRQPRNPKTDKLVNERLISMAYGQIGMIQALGGFFTYFVIMAENGFWPSGLLGIRVQWDDRWINDVEDSYGQQWTYEQRKIVEFTCHTAFFVSIVVVQWADLIICKTRRNSVFQQGMKNKILIFGLFEETALAAFLSYCPGMDVALRMYPLKPTWWFCAFPYSLLIFLYDEVRKLIIRRNPGGWVEKETYY; encoded by the exons GCTGGAAGAGACAAATATGAGCCCACTGCTACATCAGAGCATGGCgcaaagaaaaaggggaagaaggagagggaCATGGATGAGCTTAAAAAGGAAGTCTCAATG GATGACCACAAGCTGAGCCTTGATGAACTTCATCGTAAATACGGAACAGACTTGAGTCGG GGCTTGACTTCTGCACGTGCAGCTGAGATTTTGGCTCGTGATGGCCCAAATTCCCTCACACCCCCACCCACCACTCCTGAATGGGTAAAGTTCTGTCGGCAGCTCTTCGGAGGATTCTCGCTCCTGTTGTGGATTGGTGCTATTCTATGTTTTCTGGCTTACGGCATACAAAGTGTGATGGAGGAGGAGCCCAACAATGATAAT CTGTACCTGGGTGTTGTGTTGGCAGCTGTGGTTATCATTACTGGCTGTTTCTCTTATTACCAAGAAGCAAAAAGTTCCAAGATCATGGAGTCCTTCAAGAACATGGTGCCTCAG CAAGCTCTTGTAGTCAGAAATGGTGAGAAGATCAGCATCAATGCTGAAGGTGTTGTAGTTGGAGATCTAGTGGAGGTGAAAGGAGGAGACAGAATTCCAGCCGACCTTCGGATCATATCTGCACATGGTTGCAAG GTGGATAACTCCTCACTTACTGGTGAATCAGAGCCTCAGACCAGGTCTCCAGACTTCTCCAATGAGAACCCGCTGGAGACCAGGaacattgctttcttttctaCCAACTGTGTGGAAG GCACTGCCCGTGGCATTGTCATTAGCACTGGGGATCGCACTGTGATGGGCCGTATTGCCAGTCTGGCTTCTGGACTGGAAGGAGGGAAAACTCCAATTGCCATGGAGATTGAGCACTTTATCCACCTCATCACTGGAGTGGCTGTATTCCTGGGTGTTTCCTTCTTCATTCTTTCACTCATCCTTGAGTACACGTGGCTGGAGGCTGTGATCTTCCTCATCGGCATCATTGTTGCCAACGTCCCTGAGGGGCTGCTTGCAACGGTCACG GTATGTCTGACACTAACAGCCAAGCGTATGGCTCGTAAGAACTGCTTGGTGAAGAACCTGGAAGCTGTGGAAACCCTGGGCTCCACATCCACTATCTGCTCTGACAAAACAGGCACTCTGACACAGAACCGCATGACGGTTGCACACATGTGGTTTGACAATCAGATTCATGAGGCTGATACTACAGAGAACCAGAGTG GCGCTTCCTTTGACAAGAGCTCGGCTACTTGGACTGCTTTGTCCAGAGTTGCAGGTCTCTGCAACCGTGCTGTGTTTCAGGCCAACCAGGAAAATGTTCCAATTCTTAAG AGAGAGGTGGTGGGAGATGCCTCTGAGTCTGCACTTCTGAAATGCATTGAATTGTGCTGCGGTTCTGTCAAAGAGATGAGAGAAAGGTATCCCAAAGTGGTGGAAATACCATTTAACTCTACCAACAAGTATCAG CTGTCTATCCACAAAAATGCAAATCCCTCAGAATCCCGTTACTTGCTGGTGATGAAGGGAGCTCCAGAGAGGATCTTGGATCGCTGCAGCACCATTCTTATTCATGGCAAAGAGCAACCACTGGATGAGGAAATGAAAGATGCTTTTCAGAATGCCTACCTTGAGTTGGGAGGCCTGGGGGAGAGAGTGTTGG GATTCTGTCACTTGGCTCTGCCTGATGATCAGTTCCCTGAAGGCTTCCAGTTTGATACAGACGAGGTGAACTTTCCTGTAGACAAGCTGTGCTTTATAGGACTGATGTCTATGATTGACCCTCCtcgtgctgctgtgccagacgcTGTTGGCAAGTGCAGAAGCGCTGGGATCAAG GTTATCATGGTTACTGGAGACCATCCGATCACAGCCAAAGCCATTGCCAAGGGTGTCGGCATCATCTCTGAGGGCAATGAAACAGTtgaagatattgctgctcgactCAACATTCCTGTCAGCCAGGTCAACCCTAG GGATGCCAAAGCTTGTGTTGTTCATGGCTCGCGTTTGAAGGACATGACTAGTGAGCAACTGGATGAGATCCTGATGCATCATACAGAAATTGTTTTTGCCAGGACGTCTCCTCAGCAGAAGCTTATAATTGTGGAAGGCTGTCAGCGACAG GGTGCCATTGTAGCAGTCACAGGTGATGGTGTGAATGATTCCCCAGCCCTGAAGAAGGCTGACATTGGTGTTGCTATGGGTATTGCTGGCTCTGATGTCTCCAAGCAGGCTGCTGACATGATTCTGCTGGATGATAACTTTGCCTCCATTGTCACTGGGGTTGAAGAAG GGCGTCTGATCTTTGATAACCTGAAGAAGTCTATTGCTTACACCTTGACCAGTAACATTCCTGAAATCACACCGTTCCTGATCTTCATCATTGCAAACATACCCCTTCCACTGGGAACAGTCACCATCCTCTGCATTGACTTGGGCACTGACATG GTCCCTGCTATCTCCCTGGCATATGAGCAAGCAGAGAGTGACATCATGAAGAGGCAGCCCAGAAATCCCAAAACGGACAAGCTGGTGAATGAGCGCCTGATCAGCATGGCCTATGGGCAGATTG GTATGATCCAGGCCCTTGGAGGTTTCTTTACCTATTTTGTAATCATGGCGGAGAATGGGTTCTGGCCTTCTGGCTTGCTAGGGATCAGAGTTCAGTGGGATGACCGATGGATTAATGATGTGGAAGACAGCTATGGGCAGCAGTGG ACCTACGAACAGAGGAAAATAGTGGAGTTCACTTGCCATACAGCCTTCTTTGTCAGCATTGTGGTTGTGCAGTGGGCGGACTTGATCATTTGTAAGACCCGAAGAAACTCCGTCTTCCAGCAGGGGATGAA GAACAAGATCTTAATATTTGGTCTGTTTGAGGAGACTGCTCTGGCTGCCTTCCTCTCCTACTGCCCTGGGATGGATGTTGCTCTAAGGATGTACCCTCTCAA GCCAACCTGGTGGTTCTGTGCTTTCCCATACTCCCTCCTCATATTCCTGTATGATGAAGTCAGAAAGCTCATTATCAGACGCAACCCTGGTG GTTGGGTGGAAAAAGAGACCTACTACTAA